A DNA window from Micromonospora sp. NBC_01739 contains the following coding sequences:
- a CDS encoding LamG domain-containing protein — translation MGVRWRRGLSAGVTAVLAVGVIGVPAPERVAAGERQCVDTAASEAEASALATSCGQPVVVDGSRTEFAEVTALPDGRLQFASSVVPQRTRKDGRWEEIDLNLARGGDGLWRPRASVADVAFSDGGQAALVTLTRAGRAVTLSWPEALPAPTASGDSLIYPNVLSDVDLVVRATRTGFTHVLVVKTPAAAALPGVRAPRFRVGGNSEIVPGPGGSLRAMAGTAVVASAEPAVMWDSRLQAPEGVASRGASQQSDPSTPTAAGDAARVGAVGVEVSDGDLVLRPDVALLDDPDAVFPLFVDPAWSVFKSKWAYGTNNGSSNSDTSRARVGLNPDTGALYRSYFEFSTTANGVSLKGKHIESAYVQMKLDHSWSCDETVTSMYATPSINATPKAGWTTMKLKSFLNTATGNANEAGGCSSIQPDMIMNFQGNNTTDHVKAAANGKWNSITVGFTGRASDGSGESTQSRWKKFYPNDAKLIVDYDSKPGAPHSLQVAGVACNSGVLTVGTLTPTFSAVFPDADPSDSLTGRFEWIEVPAGGMGAVTDTYPTRKSAPPAKTGITPNTEAESNPVTIAKGPTYAFRAKGTDKAPYSITGPWSSWCRFAADTTVPEAPRFSLFPPMGRPGEAVSISFTASSDVTKFRYGWSNPPTTEIAASGTTIFKTATARVTVPSFGQNTFWVRGIDATGNLGNIGSLTFNALPTSPAIAKWGLEEYPGINQTVALADQQPARGGQTDLIASNVNWTDDVRMNGGKTVGLNGASSALTTSGSVLDTSDSFSVAAWVRLNSLPTTGDNVVASQAGVNTAGFHLGTRVIGSPATPRWSFLMKDSDNQSSTTRAAYSSIALTAADVGLWTHITGVYDKPAGKVRLYVDGALAAEVDRSVPPWTATGTFAVGRGWSSGVADNWFHGNVADVQAYDRVIVPDDFTGKPAHDPTASWFHEPGMLTPVQVGNWNFEAATPCYLADLRDTCEAPDTVTAWGRWLALTRGSSVGAGYSNNGSGLWLDYEYFPEEGYVESTGEYARSAVKTGTTPPDADGLEFTQWQDKPVLRTDQSFTISAWVMLDRLDGMRTAVSQRGVHESATWLKFNSTLGKWQFLVSAADANTTSTASVTSTSVAEEGVWTHLTGVYDAGRKQLRLYVNGELEGVTSIGFTPMASTGPLLVGRTLWRGELMDQWTGGIDDVAVFQGALTDAAVYLLYDS, via the coding sequence TTGGGCGTTCGGTGGCGGCGTGGGCTGTCGGCTGGAGTCACAGCCGTGTTGGCTGTTGGAGTGATCGGTGTTCCAGCGCCGGAGCGGGTTGCTGCGGGAGAACGGCAGTGCGTGGATACAGCCGCTTCCGAGGCCGAGGCGAGCGCGCTGGCTACGTCATGCGGGCAGCCCGTCGTGGTGGACGGGTCGCGAACGGAATTCGCCGAGGTCACCGCGCTGCCGGACGGACGGCTGCAATTCGCGTCGTCGGTGGTGCCGCAGCGCACCCGCAAGGACGGCCGGTGGGAGGAGATCGACCTCAACCTGGCCCGAGGCGGGGATGGCTTGTGGCGACCCCGGGCGTCCGTCGCGGATGTGGCGTTCTCGGACGGCGGGCAAGCCGCGCTGGTGACGTTGACGCGAGCCGGGCGCGCGGTCACGCTCTCGTGGCCGGAGGCCCTGCCGGCCCCGACGGCTTCGGGTGACTCGTTGATCTACCCGAACGTGCTTTCCGATGTGGACCTGGTGGTGCGGGCGACGCGGACCGGCTTCACGCACGTTCTGGTGGTCAAGACGCCGGCGGCGGCAGCCCTCCCAGGAGTACGCGCGCCGCGGTTCCGGGTCGGTGGGAACTCCGAGATCGTCCCAGGTCCGGGCGGCAGCTTGCGAGCCATGGCAGGTACTGCTGTCGTCGCCTCGGCGGAACCGGCGGTCATGTGGGATTCTCGGCTGCAAGCCCCCGAGGGAGTCGCGTCGCGAGGTGCGTCGCAGCAAAGCGACCCGTCGACGCCGACGGCGGCCGGAGACGCGGCGCGGGTCGGCGCGGTCGGCGTCGAGGTTTCCGACGGCGATCTGGTGCTGCGTCCGGATGTGGCGCTCCTTGATGATCCGGACGCGGTGTTCCCGCTCTTCGTCGACCCTGCCTGGTCGGTCTTCAAGAGCAAGTGGGCGTACGGAACGAACAACGGCTCATCGAACTCGGACACGAGCAGAGCGCGAGTGGGGTTGAACCCGGACACCGGCGCTCTGTATCGGTCGTACTTCGAGTTCTCGACAACGGCCAACGGGGTGTCCCTCAAGGGTAAGCACATCGAGTCGGCCTACGTGCAGATGAAGCTGGACCATTCCTGGTCCTGCGACGAGACGGTCACGTCGATGTACGCGACCCCGTCGATCAACGCGACGCCGAAGGCGGGTTGGACGACGATGAAGCTGAAGTCGTTCCTGAACACGGCCACCGGGAATGCGAACGAGGCGGGTGGGTGTTCCTCGATCCAACCCGACATGATCATGAACTTCCAAGGAAACAACACCACCGACCACGTAAAGGCAGCCGCAAACGGAAAGTGGAACTCGATCACGGTGGGGTTCACCGGACGAGCGTCAGACGGGTCGGGTGAGTCGACGCAGAGCCGGTGGAAGAAGTTCTACCCCAACGACGCCAAACTGATCGTCGACTACGACAGCAAGCCCGGTGCTCCGCACAGCCTGCAGGTCGCCGGAGTGGCCTGTAATTCCGGGGTGCTGACGGTCGGCACGCTGACCCCGACGTTCTCTGCAGTCTTTCCCGACGCCGACCCCAGCGATTCCTTGACCGGTAGGTTCGAATGGATCGAGGTCCCAGCCGGGGGCATGGGCGCGGTGACGGACACCTACCCGACCCGCAAGAGCGCACCACCGGCGAAGACGGGAATCACTCCCAACACCGAGGCGGAGAGCAACCCAGTAACCATCGCAAAGGGGCCCACGTACGCATTCCGCGCCAAGGGTACCGACAAGGCCCCGTATTCGATCACCGGGCCCTGGTCGTCGTGGTGCCGATTCGCCGCGGACACCACCGTGCCAGAAGCGCCCCGGTTCAGCCTGTTTCCCCCGATGGGTCGTCCTGGCGAGGCCGTATCGATCAGCTTCACTGCTTCATCGGACGTGACCAAGTTCCGCTACGGATGGTCCAACCCGCCGACGACCGAGATAGCCGCCAGCGGCACCACAATTTTTAAGACGGCTACGGCCCGCGTCACCGTGCCAAGCTTCGGACAGAACACCTTCTGGGTTCGCGGCATCGATGCGACTGGCAATCTCGGCAACATCGGGTCCCTCACGTTCAATGCTCTGCCCACCTCACCGGCGATCGCGAAATGGGGCCTGGAGGAGTATCCGGGCATCAACCAGACTGTGGCGCTCGCCGACCAGCAGCCGGCCCGGGGCGGTCAGACCGACCTGATCGCATCGAACGTCAACTGGACCGACGACGTGAGGATGAACGGTGGCAAGACCGTCGGTTTGAACGGTGCCTCCTCGGCGCTGACCACGTCAGGCAGTGTCCTCGATACGAGCGATTCCTTCAGCGTCGCCGCGTGGGTTCGGCTCAACTCGCTGCCGACGACCGGCGACAACGTCGTCGCATCCCAAGCGGGGGTCAACACCGCCGGCTTCCATCTCGGCACCCGGGTGATCGGCTCGCCGGCCACGCCACGCTGGTCCTTTCTGATGAAGGACAGTGACAACCAGTCAAGTACCACCCGCGCGGCATACAGCAGCATCGCCTTGACCGCAGCCGATGTCGGACTATGGACGCATATCACCGGCGTGTATGACAAACCCGCTGGCAAAGTGCGGCTCTACGTCGACGGGGCACTGGCCGCCGAGGTCGATCGGAGCGTGCCACCGTGGACTGCCACGGGCACGTTCGCGGTGGGCCGAGGGTGGAGCTCTGGCGTGGCTGACAACTGGTTCCACGGCAACGTCGCCGATGTCCAAGCCTACGACCGGGTGATCGTGCCAGACGACTTCACCGGTAAACCGGCACACGACCCGACGGCCAGCTGGTTCCACGAGCCAGGGATGCTGACGCCGGTGCAGGTTGGCAACTGGAACTTCGAGGCTGCGACTCCGTGCTACCTGGCCGACTTGAGGGACACCTGCGAGGCACCCGACACGGTGACTGCCTGGGGTCGATGGCTGGCATTGACGCGGGGATCAAGCGTGGGTGCCGGCTATTCCAACAACGGCTCCGGCTTGTGGCTCGATTACGAATACTTCCCGGAGGAGGGATACGTCGAGAGCACCGGAGAGTACGCACGGAGCGCGGTGAAGACGGGCACCACGCCACCGGATGCCGACGGTCTGGAGTTCACCCAGTGGCAGGACAAGCCAGTTCTGCGCACTGACCAGTCGTTCACGATATCGGCCTGGGTGATGCTCGATCGGCTCGACGGCATGCGGACGGCGGTATCCCAGCGAGGAGTGCACGAGAGCGCTACCTGGCTCAAGTTCAACTCCACCCTGGGCAAGTGGCAGTTCCTCGTCAGCGCCGCCGATGCCAACACCACGTCCACGGCCAGCGTCACCTCGACATCGGTTGCCGAGGAGGGCGTGTGGACCCACCTGACCGGGGTGTACGACGCCGGGCGCAAGCAGCTTCGCCTCTATGTCAATGGTGAGCTCGAAGGGGTTACGAGCATCGGGTTCACCCCGATGGCGTCGACCGGCCCGCTGCTGGTGGGTCGCACCCTGTGGAGAGGCGAACTCATGGACCAGTGGACCGGCGGCATCGACGATGTCGCAGTGTTCCAGGGTGCGCTGACGGACGCGGCGGTGTACCTGCTCTACGACTCGTAG
- a CDS encoding class I SAM-dependent methyltransferase, with protein MFSPHGPSLRELCVQAFSSVERGYDLLAPKFDHTPFRTPDSYLRATADALSELGPFDQGLDVCCGTGAGMAVLRSVCRAGITGVDFSAGMLAQARSAHPDATWVQADARALPFTGGFSLAVSFGALGHFLPTERPALFAGVHRALRPGGIFALPIGAPPPLTSTAHWAALGFDLAMRVRNTVWRPPFVMYYRTNPLPAVRDDLTAAGFTVTTVALTALGQRRDGNPRCRLVLARRPR; from the coding sequence GTGTTCTCGCCCCACGGTCCGTCTCTGCGGGAACTCTGCGTCCAGGCGTTCTCTTCGGTCGAGCGCGGCTATGACCTGCTGGCCCCGAAGTTCGACCACACGCCTTTCCGTACGCCGGACAGCTATCTCCGCGCGACAGCCGACGCGTTGTCCGAACTCGGCCCCTTCGACCAGGGCCTGGACGTGTGCTGCGGCACCGGGGCGGGCATGGCGGTGCTCAGGTCCGTGTGCCGAGCCGGCATCACCGGCGTGGACTTCAGCGCCGGCATGCTCGCCCAGGCACGCAGCGCCCACCCGGACGCCACCTGGGTTCAGGCCGATGCGCGTGCCCTGCCGTTCACCGGAGGCTTCAGCCTGGCCGTCAGCTTCGGAGCGCTCGGGCACTTCCTGCCCACCGAGCGACCGGCCCTCTTCGCGGGCGTCCACCGCGCGCTGCGGCCCGGCGGGATCTTCGCCCTCCCGATCGGTGCACCGCCGCCACTGACCTCGACCGCGCACTGGGCCGCGCTCGGCTTCGACCTGGCCATGCGGGTACGCAACACCGTGTGGCGACCCCCCTTCGTCATGTACTACCGGACCAACCCGCTGCCCGCAGTGCGCGACGACCTGACAGCGGCCGGCTTCACCGTCACCACCGTCGCCCTGACCGCCCTGGGACAGCGCCGTGACGGCAACCCACGGTGCCGGCTAGTCCTCGCCCGACGACCACGCTGA
- a CDS encoding PadR family transcriptional regulator, whose product MRSTSRPALREPSYFVLAALLGGPLHGHAVIKRVTELSDERVTLAAGSLYSVIDRLLGEGLITADGEEIVNGRARRYYRLTDEGYRVLAEEADRLARAARVVMDRLPHRGFPLGSADQPSIVRTRPA is encoded by the coding sequence ATGCGATCGACCTCGCGTCCCGCGCTGCGGGAACCGTCGTACTTCGTCCTTGCGGCTCTGCTCGGTGGCCCGCTTCACGGGCATGCCGTGATCAAGCGGGTGACCGAGCTGTCCGACGAGCGGGTGACCCTCGCCGCCGGTTCGCTGTACTCGGTGATCGACCGGCTGCTCGGCGAGGGACTCATCACCGCCGACGGCGAAGAGATCGTCAACGGGCGTGCCCGTCGCTACTACCGGCTCACCGACGAGGGCTACCGCGTACTCGCCGAGGAGGCCGACCGGCTCGCCCGGGCCGCCCGGGTGGTCATGGATCGGCTGCCGCACCGGGGCTTCCCGCTGGGAAGTGCCGATCAACCTTCTATCGTGAGGACCAGGCCAGCATGA